One genomic region from Alteromonas pelagimontana encodes:
- the fadJ gene encoding fatty acid oxidation complex subunit alpha FadJ, with protein MTQDHNTQVNSANATPQNGAFTLTKQDSGIAVLTMDVPGESMNTLKAAFKEEITAMLDDIEADSSIKGVILTSGKPSSFVAGADISMLSNCQTEEDARALAAGGQAVFDRIEKMRATFVAAIHGAALGGGLELALACHYRVCTDSSKTQLGLPEVQLGLLPGSGGTQRLPRLIGIQQAMKMMLTGAPARPKQAKKYGIVDDVVPQSVLMDVAAQYALKDKPSRQNPQKGMLNKALEQTSFGRNFLFKKAREQTFSKTRGNYPAPPQIINVIETGMNEGMRAGLAAEADAFGKLVMTAESFQLRQIFFATTEMKKEEGVAGVSPAKVKKVGVLGGGLMGGGIAYVTATKAGAPVRIKDVRPEGIANAMKYSYDLLNKKVKRRFISKNEMQKDMSMLTGTLDYRGMEDTEMVIEAVFEDVELKQQMVADVESHCKETTIFASNTSSIPITQIAAKAIRPGNVIGLHYFSPVDKMPLAEVIAHDATSDDTISTTVEFARRQGKTPIVVKDGAGFYVNRILAPYMNEAASLVLAGEPIDHIDKSLVKFGFPIGPIKLLDEVGIDVGTKIIPILVAEFGERFTAPGAFEKVLADDRKGKKNKKGFYSYEGKKPGKEVDESIYSLLGVSPIASKSEKTIAERCVLLMLNEAARCLDEGVIRNARDGDIGAIFGIGFPPFLGGPFRYMDTLGIKNVVERLLHYEQNGSRNFSPAEVLVTMAENEQTFY; from the coding sequence ATGACGCAGGATCACAATACTCAAGTAAATAGCGCTAACGCGACTCCGCAAAATGGCGCCTTTACTCTGACAAAGCAGGATAGTGGCATTGCTGTTCTGACTATGGATGTACCCGGCGAATCGATGAATACGCTAAAGGCTGCATTTAAAGAAGAAATTACGGCAATGCTGGATGACATTGAGGCTGATTCTTCAATTAAAGGCGTTATTCTTACCAGCGGTAAGCCATCTTCGTTTGTTGCGGGCGCCGATATATCCATGCTTTCCAACTGCCAGACTGAGGAAGATGCACGAGCGTTGGCTGCGGGGGGCCAAGCGGTATTTGACCGAATCGAAAAAATGCGTGCTACGTTTGTGGCTGCTATTCATGGAGCGGCTCTTGGTGGCGGATTAGAGTTGGCGTTAGCCTGTCATTATCGCGTATGTACCGATTCTTCGAAAACGCAATTAGGATTGCCGGAAGTCCAACTTGGTCTGTTGCCAGGCAGTGGAGGAACTCAGCGTTTGCCTCGGCTCATTGGGATTCAGCAGGCAATGAAAATGATGCTTACCGGTGCTCCTGCTCGCCCGAAACAGGCAAAAAAGTACGGTATAGTCGATGATGTCGTGCCGCAAAGCGTATTAATGGATGTGGCTGCGCAATATGCGCTTAAAGACAAGCCTTCTCGTCAGAACCCGCAGAAAGGGATGCTTAATAAGGCATTGGAGCAAACCAGCTTTGGCCGCAATTTTCTGTTTAAAAAAGCGCGAGAACAAACTTTTTCTAAGACCAGGGGGAATTATCCAGCGCCTCCACAAATCATTAATGTTATTGAAACAGGAATGAATGAAGGTATGCGAGCGGGTCTTGCTGCTGAAGCGGATGCCTTTGGTAAACTTGTCATGACTGCTGAATCATTTCAGCTACGCCAAATCTTCTTTGCTACCACAGAAATGAAAAAAGAAGAGGGTGTTGCAGGTGTGAGTCCTGCCAAAGTGAAAAAGGTGGGAGTGCTTGGTGGTGGTTTAATGGGTGGTGGTATTGCCTATGTCACAGCGACGAAAGCGGGCGCGCCTGTGCGTATAAAAGATGTGCGACCCGAAGGAATAGCCAATGCAATGAAATACAGCTACGACCTGTTGAATAAAAAGGTCAAGCGTCGTTTTATTTCCAAAAATGAAATGCAAAAAGATATGTCTATGCTTACCGGCACTCTTGATTATCGCGGTATGGAAGACACCGAGATGGTAATTGAAGCGGTTTTCGAAGATGTCGAGCTGAAGCAACAAATGGTGGCGGATGTTGAGAGTCACTGTAAAGAAACCACGATTTTTGCTTCTAATACTTCATCCATTCCTATCACACAGATAGCGGCTAAGGCGATACGACCAGGTAATGTTATTGGTCTGCATTATTTTTCTCCTGTAGATAAAATGCCTTTGGCAGAAGTGATTGCTCACGACGCAACGTCTGATGACACAATTTCTACAACTGTGGAATTTGCTCGCAGGCAGGGAAAGACTCCAATTGTGGTAAAAGATGGCGCGGGCTTCTATGTAAATCGCATTCTTGCACCTTATATGAATGAAGCTGCTTCACTCGTATTGGCTGGTGAGCCAATTGATCATATCGATAAATCGTTAGTGAAATTTGGCTTTCCCATCGGACCAATAAAACTTTTGGATGAAGTGGGAATCGACGTAGGTACCAAAATTATTCCGATTCTTGTTGCTGAGTTTGGCGAGCGTTTTACAGCCCCTGGCGCATTTGAAAAAGTATTAGCCGACGATCGTAAGGGGAAGAAGAATAAAAAAGGCTTTTATTCTTACGAGGGGAAAAAGCCAGGTAAAGAGGTCGACGAATCAATTTATTCTTTATTAGGCGTTTCTCCCATTGCGAGTAAAAGTGAAAAAACAATTGCGGAGCGGTGCGTGCTGTTGATGCTTAATGAAGCGGCACGTTGTCTTGACGAAGGTGTTATCCGTAATGCCCGCGATGGTGATATAGGTGCAATTTTTGGAATCGGCTTTCCACCATTTTTAGGAGGTCCCTTCAGGTACATGGATACTTTAGGAATTAAAAACGTTGTAGAGCGTTTATTGCACTATGAGCAGAACGGCAGCAGGAATTTTTCGCCAGCAGAAGTTTTGGTCACTATGGCCGAAAACGAGCAAACGTTTTATTAG
- a CDS encoding insulinase family protein: MTTSLKLENSSFFTLANGLRVMLCHIDDIDTSYVSMSVKSGHFYDPGSCQGLSHLLEHVMFLGSRHLPKANSVNDLIESCGGSINAWTGTEYANYHFNCYSHSLKETLPAFADMLRLPLMDPDALDKEIQAIDAEFQFKRKDDLRRLYQIHKETCNPAHPFSKFSVGNAEIFKSVPLATLHSMLQQFHQQYYVASNMCLCIFSSLPKDEVKAIIGQSFSSMKAGSEAPSDWPELYQAEQLGVQINIVPLQAARRMIVTFAMPGLHHDYRTKSLNYISHLLGDEGEGSLLAFLKARNWVTNLIAGSGIEGEDFKDFNVNFQLTQLGLEHRAEILLALFSYIRLLYASLDDPWRYEEKAQLAALAYQYEDNPKLLNVVCDYSQYLFCYSFDEIPQLRSTIDCFDRECIENSLSYMVPGRMRIKTIAPEMDTDKVCAHYDAHYQMSTLPEEMLNALQSPPDIKNIFLPPPNPYLGEEYHLTLPEDGYDTPQQIFCSEGKRCWFAQDHQFHIPKGDIYISFDSAPFCESLTAMAAKRIWLAALNDHLQSKYYRAEIAGLHYRIYGHQAGFSLHTRGFTNQQTLLASQLLSAIHEFIPKPESFEQLKSRQIQNLQNSLLNKPTNRLFSRLSVLIQRNTQAPVNLLKAVQDCTYEQLLSYRTEAFKSYYLESFMHGNWSSEEAIHFGQHLDQSCPHANGAPLSRAVTQLPVGESRFHEVRCEHDDAAVVLYLQAPSTNLLDTAMCMILEQMLAAPFFNVLRTEKQLGYVVGTGYVPHNQHPGISFYIQSPSHGPKELLHEMTTFLFEQLQEIEFYRFYWSTIQQNLLKQLEERDLSMSMKSQRLWVSLGMNDLQFNRNTLLAECVSKLTFEDIQAYATKLANRELFGELVLFASGKFSPMETDPSTTLNDIAEFKRNTAYFTA, encoded by the coding sequence TTGACAACATCACTGAAGCTGGAAAATTCGTCTTTCTTTACGTTAGCCAATGGGCTGCGCGTTATGCTATGTCATATCGACGACATAGATACCAGCTATGTATCTATGTCCGTCAAAAGCGGTCATTTCTATGATCCGGGCTCCTGCCAGGGCCTGTCCCATCTTCTCGAACACGTCATGTTCCTCGGTAGCAGGCACCTACCAAAAGCAAACAGCGTCAATGACTTAATTGAAAGTTGTGGTGGCTCGATTAACGCATGGACAGGCACAGAGTACGCCAATTACCACTTTAACTGTTATAGCCATTCATTAAAGGAAACATTGCCGGCATTTGCCGACATGCTTCGTTTGCCGTTGATGGATCCCGACGCGCTGGATAAAGAGATCCAAGCCATTGATGCCGAGTTCCAGTTTAAGCGCAAAGACGATTTACGGCGCCTCTATCAGATTCATAAAGAAACCTGCAATCCCGCCCACCCTTTTAGTAAATTCTCAGTGGGAAATGCCGAAATATTCAAAAGTGTTCCGCTGGCAACCTTACACAGTATGCTGCAACAGTTCCATCAGCAATATTATGTCGCCAGCAATATGTGTCTTTGTATATTTTCCTCACTGCCAAAAGATGAGGTTAAAGCAATTATCGGCCAGTCATTTAGCAGCATGAAAGCCGGCAGCGAAGCCCCGAGCGATTGGCCAGAACTCTATCAGGCAGAACAACTTGGCGTCCAAATTAACATTGTTCCGTTGCAAGCAGCGCGCCGGATGATTGTCACCTTTGCCATGCCTGGTTTACATCACGACTACCGCACCAAGTCGTTAAATTACATCAGTCATTTATTAGGGGATGAAGGCGAAGGGAGCCTTTTAGCCTTTTTAAAGGCAAGAAATTGGGTGACGAATCTTATCGCTGGCAGCGGAATTGAAGGCGAAGACTTTAAAGATTTTAATGTCAACTTTCAGCTTACACAGCTTGGATTGGAACATCGTGCAGAAATTCTCTTAGCGCTGTTTTCCTATATCCGTCTTCTTTATGCCTCTCTTGATGATCCATGGCGTTATGAGGAAAAAGCGCAATTAGCAGCGCTTGCCTATCAATATGAAGATAATCCTAAGCTCCTCAATGTCGTGTGCGACTATTCCCAATACCTTTTTTGCTATTCGTTTGACGAGATTCCCCAGTTGCGCTCCACCATCGACTGCTTTGATCGCGAATGTATAGAAAACTCGTTATCATATATGGTTCCGGGACGTATGCGCATAAAAACAATTGCTCCGGAAATGGACACTGACAAAGTCTGTGCTCATTATGATGCCCACTACCAAATGTCGACTTTGCCGGAAGAAATGCTTAACGCACTGCAGTCGCCACCCGACATAAAAAACATTTTCTTGCCGCCGCCGAATCCTTATCTTGGAGAAGAATATCATCTGACGTTACCAGAAGATGGCTACGATACCCCCCAACAAATTTTTTGCAGCGAGGGGAAGCGCTGCTGGTTCGCCCAGGATCATCAGTTTCACATTCCAAAAGGCGACATTTATATTTCTTTTGATTCGGCACCCTTTTGTGAAAGCCTTACTGCAATGGCAGCTAAGCGGATTTGGCTTGCAGCTTTGAACGATCATTTACAATCGAAATATTATCGCGCTGAAATCGCAGGGCTCCATTACAGAATTTACGGCCATCAGGCAGGTTTTAGTTTGCATACCCGCGGCTTTACGAATCAACAGACGTTACTCGCTTCACAGCTGTTATCAGCAATTCATGAATTTATTCCTAAACCGGAAAGCTTCGAACAACTTAAGAGCCGGCAAATTCAGAACTTGCAGAATTCGTTATTAAACAAGCCTACTAACCGGTTATTTTCCCGGCTAAGTGTACTGATACAGCGTAATACTCAAGCGCCAGTAAATCTTCTTAAAGCCGTACAGGATTGTACTTACGAGCAGTTGCTAAGCTACCGGACAGAGGCCTTTAAAAGCTACTATTTAGAATCATTTATGCACGGTAACTGGTCTTCCGAGGAAGCAATTCATTTCGGTCAACATCTTGATCAATCCTGTCCTCATGCCAACGGCGCGCCGCTGTCTCGCGCCGTTACCCAGCTTCCGGTAGGCGAAAGCAGATTTCACGAAGTCCGCTGCGAACATGATGATGCCGCCGTGGTTCTCTATTTGCAGGCCCCTTCCACTAACCTGCTGGATACAGCAATGTGTATGATCCTGGAGCAAATGTTGGCCGCGCCCTTTTTCAATGTGCTGCGTACCGAAAAACAACTGGGATATGTCGTCGGGACCGGATACGTACCGCATAATCAACATCCGGGTATCTCGTTTTACATTCAAAGCCCCAGCCACGGCCCAAAAGAACTACTCCATGAGATGACAACGTTCTTATTTGAACAACTTCAAGAAATAGAGTTTTACCGATTTTACTGGTCAACAATCCAACAGAATCTGCTTAAGCAGCTTGAAGAGAGAGACCTATCCATGTCTATGAAGTCTCAGCGATTGTGGGTTAGTCTGGGCATGAACGATCTTCAGTTTAACCGCAATACACTGCTGGCAGAATGTGTAAGTAAACTCACGTTTGAAGATATACAAGCCTATGCCACCAAACTGGCTAACCGGGAACTTTTTGGTGAGCTGGTATTATTTGCATCAGGTAAGTTTTCTCCCATGGAAACTGACCCATCTACAACGCTCAATGACATTGCTGAATTTAAACGCAACACCGCCTATTTTACCGCCTAA
- a CDS encoding EAL domain-containing protein yields the protein MRSSIARSVLCTLILCGILFCSDSVAVSITDIHFSELNQRDGLSDSTVLDIAEGNRGYIWVATLNGLNRYSGSEFKQYHPSDVDPHSIPSGFIRKLFVDSHGTLWIGTFNGLAKYVPENDNFIVFNKSNSGLQSNNISFIGESSDGNLLIGNGQSLHFLDLEKDTVSILSSKLTFSSDITVLRDEPSRIWIGTYQNGMYIFNKSDKRLYTTQKVNPWGMSIPSTNIFDLQIIEGEYWVSTEKGIFRLTNSGEISGLINQKIYPELSSDQIFSITEVDNAVWLGTQKGLSIFDLQSGRFVTLGPESSVLTGLTEKNILQIFEDSTEGVWVGTYGGLFRYHPEVNTIKLFRNKREFQKKQDGNTVWGLAEDNNGFLWFVTQNEGIGKFDLETGKINYFLSESSETFWDLAIDEFSHFWVATSNGLEVYSFEEGKMVKLATLFEGTFIDTFFYNEGRIWLNLAHQKLVAVDTALLTLYLQGTSPDQLIENIDLKIETNDLVPMYWDSEKRLWLSGEDGIFIYSYAKEKIVKVIDVEDGVRSRPLQVYEWSNFYWVTTRSNGVLQIDAKTLELRRSQASAVEGGMIFSSIGLDDSIWYANHLGLHRVDLASLAVTESLTSPQLNFNVLNESAVVKTSTGALVFGGNEGFNILTKDAIEQRVETQKTRAPELIDFKIFGVTANSDDENIPQSFAIAFNDKISLNHDQSRFSISYSLINPLIPSAVDYRYRMQGYDKEWFSAQNVNTAQYNNLPFGKYTFEVQAKEDGKEWSNSKQIPIEIGRPPWLHSSALIFYTLILAGVLLLLVRQYQIRKYNQTAIRESEERLKLTLWSSGDELWDWDVYRSQVYRSNTWGTLDFPQDNIRTTSAYDANIHPNDILRVQEALKAHLEERTEYYELAYRAKTFNNKWIWILDRGKVVTRDHNNQPVRMTGTLKDIHHLKEAEEQLNLFKRSIETISEGVFITNTNFKFISVNNAYCNYTGETRDQALATYMYFHQYPDAFTEEIKKTLRTRGNWFGEVESVRVNGERYEMELNIDAVHDEDGRISHFVGVFSDITARKGTEKELLKLANTDPLTDLPNRSFFQASHQNLVRKSEPHALLCLDMDNFKKINDSLGHQTGDVLIKQIAKRLQRITGNDATCYRLGGDEFSVLMEDHSDIHTITHYAQNVLDTLSRPFIINKQEFVLGASIGIAFYPDDGTTPQEMLKNADTAMYFAKNNGGNSYKFFSGEMNQNAVRQLQIENLIRQGIKDDLFTVYYQPKVDIASGKLVSMEALVRFEHPHKGIVSPGQFIPLAEQTGQIIEIGEQVLRKACADTKRWVNEGIFSGRVAVNISVKQFELPDLDDRIDKVLNEVGLSPLHLECEITEGTLMENPEQGLRMMERLRERGIHLALDDFGTGYSSLAYLKRFPLNTLKIDKAFIDDIAESSVDRHMTAAIINIAHNLGLKVVAEGVEHEKQLTILRRYECEMLQGYLYSKPLNAERFEKLLRENQKLHHLIGQHSL from the coding sequence GTGCGCTCATCCATAGCTCGTTCAGTATTATGTACGTTAATTCTGTGCGGAATATTATTCTGTTCAGACAGTGTTGCCGTTTCCATTACGGATATACATTTTTCTGAACTAAATCAAAGAGACGGTTTATCTGACAGTACAGTTCTGGATATTGCTGAAGGTAACCGCGGCTATATTTGGGTTGCGACGCTAAATGGGCTAAACCGCTATTCCGGTTCCGAATTCAAACAGTATCATCCCTCTGATGTGGACCCGCATTCTATCCCGTCTGGCTTTATTCGCAAGCTTTTTGTCGATAGTCATGGCACGCTGTGGATAGGCACCTTTAATGGTCTAGCCAAGTACGTTCCTGAAAATGATAACTTTATAGTCTTTAACAAGAGTAACTCTGGTCTTCAGTCTAACAATATCTCCTTTATCGGCGAAAGTTCCGACGGTAATCTTCTCATTGGTAACGGGCAGTCTTTACACTTTCTTGATCTGGAAAAAGATACCGTCAGCATTTTAAGCTCAAAGCTAACTTTTTCTTCTGATATTACCGTTTTACGTGATGAACCTTCTCGGATTTGGATAGGAACATACCAAAATGGAATGTATATATTTAACAAAAGCGACAAGCGCCTTTACACCACTCAAAAAGTGAACCCTTGGGGAATGAGTATTCCTTCTACCAATATCTTTGACTTACAAATTATTGAAGGGGAATACTGGGTATCGACAGAAAAAGGAATATTCCGCTTAACTAATTCAGGTGAAATTTCTGGTCTAATTAACCAGAAAATTTATCCCGAATTGTCCTCTGACCAAATATTTTCTATAACAGAAGTTGATAACGCCGTTTGGTTAGGCACCCAAAAAGGTTTATCAATATTTGATTTGCAGTCTGGCCGGTTTGTTACTCTTGGCCCCGAGAGTAGCGTTCTTACAGGTTTGACAGAGAAAAATATTTTACAAATATTTGAAGATTCCACTGAAGGAGTATGGGTTGGTACGTACGGCGGCCTTTTCCGTTATCATCCTGAAGTAAATACTATAAAACTATTTCGAAACAAAAGGGAGTTTCAGAAGAAGCAAGATGGTAATACCGTCTGGGGGCTTGCTGAAGACAATAACGGCTTTTTATGGTTTGTGACGCAAAATGAAGGGATTGGGAAATTCGATTTAGAAACAGGAAAAATTAATTATTTTTTATCCGAATCGTCAGAAACATTCTGGGATTTGGCTATTGATGAGTTTTCTCACTTTTGGGTAGCAACCTCAAACGGTTTAGAGGTATATTCTTTCGAAGAGGGAAAAATGGTCAAATTGGCTACCTTATTTGAAGGTACCTTCATTGATACCTTTTTTTATAATGAGGGGCGTATCTGGCTTAACCTAGCTCACCAAAAGTTAGTTGCGGTAGACACTGCCTTACTAACGCTTTACCTTCAGGGAACATCGCCTGACCAACTAATAGAAAATATTGACCTAAAAATTGAAACAAATGATCTGGTGCCTATGTATTGGGACTCGGAAAAAAGACTATGGTTATCTGGCGAAGACGGCATTTTTATTTACAGCTATGCAAAAGAAAAAATTGTAAAGGTAATTGATGTTGAGGATGGCGTTCGGTCTCGCCCGTTGCAGGTTTACGAATGGAGTAATTTTTACTGGGTAACTACGCGTTCTAACGGCGTGCTACAAATCGATGCAAAAACATTAGAACTTCGTCGAAGCCAGGCCAGTGCTGTAGAAGGAGGAATGATTTTTTCCTCTATTGGCTTGGATGATTCTATCTGGTACGCCAACCACCTTGGGCTTCACAGAGTAGATCTCGCAAGTTTAGCAGTAACAGAATCTTTAACATCCCCTCAGCTGAATTTCAATGTACTTAATGAAAGCGCTGTCGTAAAAACCTCTACCGGAGCCTTAGTTTTCGGCGGTAATGAAGGCTTTAACATACTCACTAAAGATGCAATAGAGCAAAGAGTTGAAACACAAAAAACCCGCGCTCCGGAATTAATAGACTTTAAAATATTTGGCGTAACAGCGAACAGTGATGATGAAAATATACCCCAAAGCTTCGCCATCGCATTTAATGATAAGATTTCGCTTAATCACGACCAGTCCCGCTTCAGCATTTCCTATAGCTTAATCAATCCTTTAATTCCTAGCGCTGTAGATTATCGTTACAGAATGCAAGGCTATGATAAAGAGTGGTTTAGTGCCCAAAATGTGAATACCGCACAATATAATAACCTCCCCTTCGGAAAGTACACTTTTGAAGTCCAGGCAAAGGAAGACGGTAAAGAGTGGTCCAACAGTAAACAAATACCCATTGAAATTGGCCGTCCTCCTTGGCTACATAGCAGTGCGTTGATATTTTACACTCTTATTTTGGCGGGAGTACTTCTTCTTCTTGTACGCCAGTATCAGATACGAAAATACAATCAGACTGCAATCAGAGAATCGGAAGAGCGTCTGAAGCTGACCTTGTGGAGTAGTGGCGATGAGCTTTGGGACTGGGATGTGTATCGCAGTCAGGTTTACCGTTCGAATACCTGGGGAACTCTCGACTTTCCCCAAGACAACATCCGCACCACCAGTGCCTATGATGCTAATATCCATCCGAATGATATTCTTCGTGTCCAGGAAGCGCTAAAAGCACACCTGGAAGAGCGTACGGAATACTATGAACTCGCCTACCGCGCCAAAACCTTCAATAATAAATGGATTTGGATTTTAGATCGGGGAAAAGTGGTCACACGGGATCATAATAACCAACCCGTTCGAATGACAGGAACGCTAAAAGATATTCATCACTTAAAAGAAGCAGAGGAACAGCTCAACCTGTTCAAACGCTCTATCGAAACAATTTCCGAAGGGGTATTTATAACGAATACCAACTTCAAGTTTATCTCTGTTAATAACGCCTACTGTAACTATACCGGCGAAACTCGAGATCAAGCTTTAGCAACCTACATGTACTTCCATCAGTATCCTGATGCGTTTACCGAAGAAATTAAAAAGACGCTCCGCACCAGAGGCAACTGGTTTGGCGAGGTTGAATCGGTACGGGTAAATGGTGAACGATACGAAATGGAACTGAATATTGATGCAGTGCATGATGAGGACGGACGCATCAGCCATTTTGTAGGAGTATTTTCTGATATCACTGCTCGTAAAGGCACCGAAAAAGAGCTATTGAAGCTCGCTAATACCGATCCGCTAACGGACCTGCCCAATCGGTCTTTTTTCCAGGCTAGTCATCAGAATCTGGTACGTAAATCTGAGCCTCACGCCCTGCTCTGCCTAGACATGGATAATTTTAAGAAGATTAACGATTCTCTTGGACATCAGACAGGCGATGTACTAATTAAACAAATTGCTAAGCGATTGCAGCGCATTACAGGCAATGATGCTACCTGTTACCGCTTAGGCGGTGATGAGTTCAGCGTGTTGATGGAAGATCATTCCGATATTCACACCATTACGCACTACGCGCAAAACGTATTAGATACCCTTTCAAGGCCATTTATTATTAATAAACAGGAATTCGTTCTTGGAGCCAGCATTGGTATAGCGTTTTATCCTGATGATGGTACAACGCCTCAGGAAATGCTGAAAAATGCTGACACTGCTATGTATTTTGCCAAAAATAACGGCGGCAATAGCTATAAATTTTTTAGTGGTGAAATGAATCAAAACGCAGTGCGCCAGTTGCAAATTGAAAACCTGATCCGACAAGGTATTAAAGACGATTTATTTACGGTTTACTATCAACCTAAGGTAGACATAGCCTCGGGCAAATTAGTCAGCATGGAAGCGTTGGTACGCTTTGAGCACCCTCATAAAGGGATTGTCAGCCCAGGGCAGTTCATACCTTTGGCAGAACAAACCGGCCAAATTATTGAAATTGGCGAACAGGTGTTGCGAAAAGCCTGTGCAGATACTAAGCGATGGGTAAACGAAGGTATATTCAGTGGCCGAGTGGCGGTAAATATCTCTGTAAAACAATTTGAGCTACCGGATTTAGACGATCGCATTGACAAGGTACTGAACGAAGTGGGTTTATCGCCGTTACACCTGGAGTGTGAAATTACGGAAGGCACTCTTATGGAAAACCCTGAGCAAGGGTTACGAATGATGGAGCGCTTGCGGGAGCGCGGTATTCATTTAGCGCTTGACGATTTTGGTACCGGCTATTCCTCCCTTGCTTACTTAAAGCGCTTCCCTTTAAACACATTGAAGATTGATAAAGCTTTCATTGACGATATTGCAGAAAGCAGCGTAGACCGTCATATGACTGCCGCTATCATTAATATTGCTCACAACCTGGGGCTCAAGGTAGTCGCTGAGGGTGTAGAGCATGAAAAGCAGCTTACCATCCTTAGGCGTTATGAATGTGAAATGCTGCAGGGGTACCTGTACAGTAAACCCTTAAATGCCGAACGGTTCGAAAAATTACTGCGGGAAAATCAGAAGTTACATCATTTAATTGGCCAACATTCCCTATAA
- the fadI gene encoding acetyl-CoA C-acyltransferase FadI, whose protein sequence is MVKKQSVSTRSGDRIAIVAGLRTPFAKMATHFHGVPAVDLGKMVVNELMIRHGVSPEWVEQVVYGQVVQMPEAPNIAREVVLGTGMSVHTDAYSVSRACATSFQSTVNIAESMMAGNIEVGIAGGADSASVSPIGVSKKLARALVDLQKTKTLSQKWQVLKKLKPKDLLPVPPAVAEYSTGISMGQTAEQMAKTHNISRQDQDKLAHRSHTLAAQSWESGKLDNEVMTAYPEPYTHSMHRDNNVRFDSKLESYAKLRPVFDKKYGSVTAANATPLTDGASAVLMMTESRAKALGYTPLGYIRSYAFSAIDVWEDMLMGPSYATPMALDRAGMALQDLTLIEMHEAFAAQTLANIKMFASEKFAREKLGRDKATGEIDMDKFNVMGSSIAYGHPFAATGTRMITQMLNELQRRGGGTGLVTACAAGGLGAAMIVESE, encoded by the coding sequence ATGGTCAAAAAACAATCCGTATCTACACGTTCTGGTGATCGCATTGCCATTGTCGCAGGGCTGCGAACTCCCTTTGCAAAAATGGCGACACATTTTCATGGCGTGCCTGCTGTAGATTTAGGCAAGATGGTAGTAAACGAACTGATGATTCGTCACGGCGTTTCGCCCGAATGGGTTGAGCAGGTTGTGTATGGTCAGGTTGTGCAAATGCCTGAGGCGCCAAATATTGCTCGAGAAGTCGTATTAGGTACCGGTATGAGTGTGCACACTGATGCGTATAGCGTCTCGCGAGCATGTGCTACCAGTTTCCAGTCTACTGTTAATATTGCCGAGAGTATGATGGCAGGGAATATTGAAGTAGGTATAGCCGGTGGTGCTGATTCTGCTTCGGTATCGCCAATTGGCGTATCAAAAAAGCTGGCAAGAGCGTTAGTTGATTTACAGAAGACAAAAACGCTCAGTCAAAAGTGGCAAGTGCTTAAGAAACTTAAACCCAAAGATTTATTGCCTGTGCCGCCCGCGGTTGCCGAATATTCCACGGGGATTTCGATGGGGCAGACCGCTGAGCAGATGGCAAAAACCCATAATATTTCTCGCCAGGATCAGGATAAGCTCGCGCACCGTTCTCATACGCTGGCTGCGCAAAGTTGGGAATCGGGAAAGCTTGACAATGAAGTCATGACTGCCTATCCCGAACCTTACACCCACTCAATGCATCGTGATAACAACGTGCGTTTTGATTCAAAACTGGAAAGCTACGCGAAGTTGCGCCCAGTGTTTGATAAAAAGTACGGCTCGGTTACCGCTGCCAATGCGACTCCATTGACTGACGGCGCTTCCGCCGTATTAATGATGACAGAAAGCCGTGCTAAAGCTCTGGGTTATACTCCGCTGGGCTATATAAGAAGCTATGCGTTTTCCGCTATTGATGTGTGGGAAGATATGTTGATGGGGCCTTCTTACGCCACACCTATGGCATTAGATAGAGCGGGAATGGCATTGCAGGATTTAACCTTAATTGAAATGCACGAAGCCTTTGCAGCGCAAACACTGGCGAACATCAAAATGTTTGCCAGTGAGAAATTTGCCCGTGAGAAACTAGGGCGGGATAAAGCAACGGGTGAAATTGATATGGACAAATTCAACGTAATGGGAAGCTCTATCGCTTACGGCCATCCTTTTGCGGCAACGGGAACACGAATGATTACCCAGATGCTGAACGAACTACAGCGCCGTGGTGGAGGAACCGGATTAGTAACCGCTTGCGCGGCTGGAGGTTTAGGTGCAGCAATGATTGTGGAGAGTGAATAA